The Pyxidicoccus trucidator genomic sequence TGCGCCCCCGCCTCGGGCTGCGCGCCACCCTCGGGCGGGGTGCCGCCCTGGGGCTTCTCGCCGCCCTGCTCACGAGGCTTGTCGCCCCGAGCCTTGCGCTTCTCGTCGCGCGACTTGCGGCGGCCGCCTCCGCCCTCCACCGGGGCGCGGCCCCGCGAGGTGGGCGCGGGGGCCTTCCACAGCTGCCGGTCATAGTGGCGCAGCACGTCCGTCCACTTGTCGTTGGAGTCGCGCTGCATGGCCTCCAGCCACGAGGCGATGCGCGAGTCCAGCGAGTCCAGCGCGTGGACGATGTGCGCCTCCAGCGTCATCGGCACCTTGGGGCTGCCGTACTCCAGCTGGCCGTGGTGGGAGAGGACGAGGTGCGTGAGGTGCTGCTCCAGCAGCGGCGGGAAGCCCGGAATGGCCAGCGTCTTCTCGCGAATCTTCTGCGCCGTCATGACCAGGTGGCCGACGAGCTTGCCCTCATCGGTGTAGTCGAAGCCCTTGTCGGGGGAGATCTCCGCCACCTTCATCACGTCGTGCAGCAGCGCGCCGGCCAGGAGGAGGTCCCGGTCCGCCATGGGGTAGTGGTCCGCCACCCGCAGCGTCAGCCGCATCACCGACAGCAGGTGCTCGGCCAGCCCGCCGCGCCACGCGTGGTGCATGGCCTTTCCGGCCGGCGCAATCGGCAGGCCCGCGGCAATCTGCGGGTCGTCCAGGAAGGCCAGCAGCAGCTGCTTCACGTGCGCGTCATTCACCCGCTCGGAGACCATCTCCCGGATGAGGCCGGCGGCGCGCGCGCCGCCCGAGCCGTCCCGGGCGCCTTCGCCGCCCCGGGGCTCCTTGCCTTCCTTGCCGTCGTTTGCGGCGCGGGCCTCGGCCTTCTCGGCCTTGTCCGCACGGGGCTCGCGGGCCTCGGGGGCCTTGGCCTCCGCGGCGGGCTTCGCCTCGGGGGGCGGGGCCGGGGGCGGCTCGAACTCCTTGGGGTCCAAGGGCTCCGGGTCCAGCCGCTCCACGGCCTCCACGACGACCTGGGTGCGGCCGTGGAAGCTGATGACGCCTCCCTGCACCAGCACGAAGTCGCCGGACTGGAACGTGGGCTCCAGTGCGTCGACCTGGTCGAAGATGCGGGCATCCACCTCGCCGCTCTTGTCGACGAGGGTGATGGCGAGGAACACCTTGCCACTGCGCGCGGTCACCTTCTCCTTCTTCGTGACGCGGAAGACGGTGTTGACGCGGTCCTTCTCGCGCAGATCCGCCGCGTACACCTTGCGGACGGTCTCCACGGAACCCTCCGGGGTGGGGGGGGCGGTCTCGGGCGTGTTTTCGTTGGTCATTTCGGCGGCGGACACTAGCACCAGGAAGGCGCTTCGAGGGGAACTGCGTCAGCTGACTTCGAGCGCCACCGCGTCGAGGTACTCGGAGCCCGGTGAGCCCACCAGTGTGGGGTGGTCCGGGGGCAGGCCCAGCCGGGCCAGCCGGGTGGCGATGCGGGCCTCCCCCTCGCAGGCGGTGGCCACCAGCTCGTCGAAGCCCCCCAGGGCCAGGGGCGGGTGGTAGCCGGCCACCAGCAGCCGTCCCCCATGTCGGGTGCGGCGCAGGGCGTGCCGGAGCTGCTCCACGAAAGCCTCCTCCGAACCCACACCGGGCGTGTCCAGGAGCACCAGGTCGAAGGTGTCCCGCAGGGCGCGGAGCACCTGGAGCGGCTGGCCCGTCTCTACCGTCGCCCGGCCCAGCAGCCCGTTGGCCTCGGCGTTCTCCCGGGCCAGGTCCGCCGCGTCCCCGTTGCTGTCGAAGGCCAGAATCTGCCGCGCCCCATGCAGCCCGGCATGGACGAAGAGGCCCCCCACGTTGCAGCACGCGTCCAGCACCCGGCCGCCATTGGCCAGGCGGCCCACGAAGCGGCGCAGCTCGCGCTGGTCGTAGTGGTAGCCCGTGCCCGCGCCATAGTTGAGGTCCACGGTGAAGCGCGCGCCCAGCTCCAGCAGCCGGCACCAGCGGGGCGGCGTCCCGTAGAGGACGTGGGGCCGCTGCGAGGGCAGGCCCAGCACCTTGCGCCGCGGGGTGTCGTTGCGCAGCAGCACCGAGCTGGCGCCCGTCACCTCCACCAGCCCGCGGGTGATTTCCCCCTGCCGCGCGTCCATGGCGCGGGTGAGCGTCTGGACCACGAAGTGGGTGTCGTACCGGTCGACAATGAGGCCGGGCAGCCCGTCCCCGTCATCGTTGACGATGCGGCAGAAGCGCGGGTCGTCCACCATCCGGCCGCGCCGCTCGTAGGCGTGGCGGAGGTGGCGGGGGATGAGCCCCTCCACGGCCTCGTCCGGCTGGCCCAGCCGGCGCACCGCGTATGAGGACTCCAGGTCCACGTCCCCCAGGCCCAGCACCGAGCCATCCTCGTCCCGGAGCTGCACGGCCTCCCCGGGCTGCGGCGTTCCCTCCATGGAGACGATGTCCTCCCGGCGGAGCCAGGGGGCACCGTGGCGCAGCCGGCGGGCGGCGTCTCGGGACAGATAGGTGCTGAGCAAGTGTGTCCTCCCTCTCGCGAGTCACCGTGGGCACCGCCGCCCACGGGCGTCCTCCCGGGGGAGAACATGTGCCGTCGGCCGGTAGCTTGCGGCGGGCGCCGGGACGCCGCGCAGGAGGGCAGGGGAGCGAGCGGGCCCGGGGCCCGGACTTCAGCCCGCGGGCGGCGGGCGCTTGAACGCCTTGAACGTCACCCGGGTCAGCATGAAGCTGGCCATCAGGGCGAGGACGATGCCCAGCAGGCGCAGGTTCCAGCTGTCGCGGAACAGCAGCGACAGGGCCAGCCCGCCCAGCAGCACCACGCCCATCACCATCAGCGCCTGCCCCCGGGCCGCGGCCCCGGAGGACGTGCGGCGCGCCTGGGCCAGCGTCGGGAGGCTGCCCGCCTTGCGCCACGTGAGGGCGGTCTCCTCGCGGACCTCGTCCTCCGGGTCCACCAGCCCCTGGACGTAGGCCCGCTCCACGTCCAACAGGCTGGGGTAGACCAGCTCACCTTCCGGCGTGCGCACCACGTAGCGCATGGGGCCCTCCTCCCGGGTTGCCCGGACTAGGACAACTCGATGGCAATCTGCTCAGCGACGCGAAGCCCATCAATGGCGGACGACACGATGCCGCCCGCGTAGCCACAGCCCTCACCGGCCGGGTAGAGCCCCTTGAGGGACACCGACTGCAGGTCCTCCCCACGGGTGATGCGCACGGGGGACGAGGTGCGGCTTTCGATTCCGATGAGCTTGCCCTCCTCGCTGATGAAGCCCCGCATCTTCCGCTCGAAGGTGCGCAGGGCCTGCTTGAGCGAGACGGTGAGCCGCTCGGGGAAGAGGCGGTTGAGGTCCGTGTGCGCCAGCCCGGGGCGGTAGCTGGTGTCGCCCGGGTCCTTCTTCACGCGGCCGGCCAGGTAGTCCGGAATCGTCTGGGCCGGGGCGTAGAAGCGCCCACCGCCCAGCTCATACGCCTTGGACTCCCAGTGGCGCTGGAACTCCAGGCCCGCCAGCGGTCCCCGGAAGCCCTCTCGCTCGAAGTCCGCCACCGACACGGAGACCACGATTCCGGCATTGGCGTACTTCGCGTTGCGGCGCGAGTTGCTCATGCCGTTGGTGCACTGCAGGCCCTCCTGGGTGGGCGTGGGCACCACGATTCCGCCGGGGCACATGCAGAACGAGTAGACGCCGCGCACCTCGCCGTCCACGTCCAGGTTCTCCGCCAGCTTGTAGTCGGCCGGGGGCAGCTTGGGATTCTTGGCGGCGTTGCCGTACTGGATGCTGTTGATGAGCGCCTGCGGGTGCTCGGCGCGGAAGCCGAGCGCGAAGGGCTTCGCCTCCACGCTCACCCGGCCGTCGGCGGCGAAGCGCTCGTACAGCTCCCGCGCGGAGTTGCCGGGGGCGAGGACGACGCGGTCGCTCTCCAGGGTGCGGCCGTCGGACAGCTTCACGCCCGCCACGCGCCCGTCCTGGTAG encodes the following:
- a CDS encoding 3'-5' exoribonuclease YhaM family protein, translating into MTNENTPETAPPTPEGSVETVRKVYAADLREKDRVNTVFRVTKKEKVTARSGKVFLAITLVDKSGEVDARIFDQVDALEPTFQSGDFVLVQGGVISFHGRTQVVVEAVERLDPEPLDPKEFEPPPAPPPEAKPAAEAKAPEAREPRADKAEKAEARAANDGKEGKEPRGGEGARDGSGGARAAGLIREMVSERVNDAHVKQLLLAFLDDPQIAAGLPIAPAGKAMHHAWRGGLAEHLLSVMRLTLRVADHYPMADRDLLLAGALLHDVMKVAEISPDKGFDYTDEGKLVGHLVMTAQKIREKTLAIPGFPPLLEQHLTHLVLSHHGQLEYGSPKVPMTLEAHIVHALDSLDSRIASWLEAMQRDSNDKWTDVLRHYDRQLWKAPAPTSRGRAPVEGGGGRRKSRDEKRKARGDKPREQGGEKPQGGTPPEGGAQPEAGA
- a CDS encoding class I SAM-dependent rRNA methyltransferase, coding for MLSTYLSRDAARRLRHGAPWLRREDIVSMEGTPQPGEAVQLRDEDGSVLGLGDVDLESSYAVRRLGQPDEAVEGLIPRHLRHAYERRGRMVDDPRFCRIVNDDGDGLPGLIVDRYDTHFVVQTLTRAMDARQGEITRGLVEVTGASSVLLRNDTPRRKVLGLPSQRPHVLYGTPPRWCRLLELGARFTVDLNYGAGTGYHYDQRELRRFVGRLANGGRVLDACCNVGGLFVHAGLHGARQILAFDSNGDAADLARENAEANGLLGRATVETGQPLQVLRALRDTFDLVLLDTPGVGSEEAFVEQLRHALRRTRHGGRLLVAGYHPPLALGGFDELVATACEGEARIATRLARLGLPPDHPTLVGSPGSEYLDAVALEVS
- a CDS encoding NAD(P)/FAD-dependent oxidoreductase, with amino-acid sequence MAYRVNNIGLWLDEPEELLGQRAAEKLGVTRSDLAAVRVVRSVLDARKKGSPRYIYTLEVELAPGRKPGRLPPDVGEAPPPPEPLLPVKPPERWPIIIGTGPAGLFAALGLLERGVRSILIERGREVVPRRKDVAKLMRDGSLDPESNMNFGEGGAGAYTDGKLSTRINHPMVRKVIEAFAKYGAPDHILVEGKPHIGSDLLPGAVAKLRDELIAGGCQVLFEHRVDDLLYQDGRVAGVKLSDGRTLESDRVVLAPGNSARELYERFAADGRVSVEAKPFALGFRAEHPQALINSIQYGNAAKNPKLPPADYKLAENLDVDGEVRGVYSFCMCPGGIVVPTPTQEGLQCTNGMSNSRRNAKYANAGIVVSVSVADFEREGFRGPLAGLEFQRHWESKAYELGGGRFYAPAQTIPDYLAGRVKKDPGDTSYRPGLAHTDLNRLFPERLTVSLKQALRTFERKMRGFISEEGKLIGIESRTSSPVRITRGEDLQSVSLKGLYPAGEGCGYAGGIVSSAIDGLRVAEQIAIELS